One Glutamicibacter mishrai genomic window carries:
- a CDS encoding formate--tetrahydrofolate ligase — MATTPEADMSDLAIASRTVLKPIADIAADAGIPHEAVEPYGRYKAKVDPSLLTGNRTRRGQVVLVSGMSPTPAGEGKTTMVVGLADALASTGAKTMIALREPSVGPSFGMKGGATGGGQSQVLPMDEINLHFTGDFHAITSANNLLMALVDNHLHHGNQLGLDPQRITFKRVLDMNDRALRTVVIGLGGPTDGVPRETGFEITAASEVMAVFCLATGLEDLRARLGRMTVGYSYEMKPVTVDDLGAAGALTLLLKDAIKPNLVQSIAGTPAFIHGGPFANIAHGCNSAIATNTARSLADIVVTEAGFGTDLGAEKFMDIKARYADCAPSAVVITATIRALKMHGGVAKEELGAENIDAVRAGLPNLARHASIIKKFGIPPVIGINQFSKDTQAELKVVTDWADENAIACAVADVWGQGGAGAGALAEAVVRAIESPADFKHLYDLDQSVEEKILTLTQEIYGGEGVEYSVKAQRMLEQIHANGWDRLPVCIAKTQYSFSDDPQLLGAPQGFRLQIRELIPKTGAGFIVAITGALTTMPGLPKVPAALRMGVDGQGKAVGLS, encoded by the coding sequence ATGGCAACGACGCCAGAAGCCGACATGAGTGATCTTGCGATCGCTTCACGAACGGTGCTCAAGCCCATCGCGGACATTGCCGCGGATGCGGGAATTCCACACGAAGCCGTGGAACCGTACGGACGTTACAAGGCCAAGGTCGATCCCTCGTTACTCACGGGAAATAGGACACGCCGCGGACAGGTAGTCCTGGTCAGCGGAATGTCTCCGACTCCCGCCGGTGAGGGGAAAACTACCATGGTGGTCGGCCTGGCCGATGCCTTGGCATCGACCGGGGCAAAAACCATGATCGCCCTGCGCGAGCCTTCGGTGGGCCCCAGCTTCGGCATGAAGGGCGGGGCCACCGGCGGAGGCCAGTCGCAGGTGCTGCCGATGGATGAAATCAATCTGCATTTCACCGGGGACTTCCACGCCATTACCAGCGCCAACAACCTGCTGATGGCGTTGGTCGATAATCACCTGCACCACGGAAATCAGTTGGGCCTCGACCCGCAACGCATCACCTTCAAGCGCGTCCTGGATATGAATGATCGCGCCTTGCGCACCGTGGTGATCGGGCTGGGCGGGCCAACAGATGGTGTCCCGCGCGAGACCGGATTCGAGATTACCGCAGCCTCAGAAGTCATGGCAGTCTTCTGCCTAGCCACCGGTCTTGAAGATTTGCGCGCACGACTTGGCCGTATGACCGTCGGATATTCCTACGAGATGAAACCGGTGACCGTCGATGACTTAGGCGCAGCTGGAGCCTTGACGTTGCTGCTCAAGGATGCGATCAAACCGAATCTTGTACAGAGCATCGCCGGCACCCCAGCGTTCATTCACGGTGGGCCCTTCGCCAACATTGCCCACGGGTGCAATTCGGCTATCGCCACCAACACTGCTCGATCTCTGGCGGACATTGTGGTGACCGAGGCAGGCTTCGGCACGGATCTTGGGGCCGAAAAGTTCATGGACATCAAGGCTCGTTATGCCGATTGCGCCCCGAGCGCCGTGGTGATCACCGCGACCATTCGTGCCTTAAAAATGCATGGTGGAGTTGCTAAAGAAGAGCTCGGTGCCGAGAACATCGATGCCGTGCGCGCCGGATTGCCCAACCTCGCTCGCCATGCCTCCATCATCAAGAAGTTCGGCATCCCACCGGTGATTGGCATCAACCAATTCAGCAAGGACACACAGGCTGAGCTCAAGGTCGTCACCGACTGGGCGGACGAGAATGCAATTGCCTGTGCGGTGGCCGATGTCTGGGGTCAAGGTGGCGCAGGGGCCGGCGCACTGGCTGAGGCAGTAGTGCGGGCCATTGAGTCCCCTGCGGATTTCAAGCACCTGTACGACCTTGATCAAAGTGTAGAAGAGAAAATTCTGACCTTGACGCAAGAAATCTACGGTGGCGAAGGCGTCGAGTATTCGGTTAAGGCGCAGCGAATGCTGGAGCAGATCCATGCCAACGGCTGGGATCGATTGCCGGTCTGCATAGCGAAAACGCAATATTCCTTCTCCGATGATCCTCAACTGCTCGGCGCCCCACAAGGATTCAGACTGCAGATCCGCGAGTTGATTCCCAAAACCGGCGCGGGCTTCATTGTTGCCATTACCGGAGCATTAACTACGATGCCGGGGCTACCCAAGGTGCCGGCTGCCCTGCGCATGGGTGTTGACGGTCAGGGGAAGGCAGTAGGCCTGTCTTAA
- a CDS encoding DHA2 family efflux MFS transporter permease subunit yields MSTKALTGIIAALALAAFMMILNETVLTVALPGIMADMNITAATGQWLTTGFLLTMSVVIPTTGFLLQRFNHRSLFMFAIISFLVGTVIAVIAPSFVFLLLARIIQALGTAIILPLLMTTTLTLVPVHLRGTIMGLNSIVIGVGPAIGPTVSGAVVHALGWHYIFAMMLPIAAVVLILGIIFFKVPSNARNIRVDGLSVALSALAFGFLVYAISSIEHASTNPALTILSFVIGLVSLAIFIKRQLKLTGQGRELLNLSAFSSRGFTFAIIMIMIAFGTLLGSLMIVPLLLESGKGIDSLKIGMMLLPGGVAQAIASPIFGRIYDKHGPRPVLIPGAIMLAAGQWLYTLINAETELWMFMITHIVFSIGLALLMTGLMSSAMATLDPRLFGHGSAIFNTGQQLGGAIGTTIFVTVMSVISKAKIDAGADAAQALFSGAHIAFIIGAVLATIGIVFAVCIKGSAPAQRR; encoded by the coding sequence TTGAGCACCAAGGCGCTCACCGGCATTATTGCCGCGCTCGCGTTGGCAGCTTTCATGATGATTCTGAATGAAACAGTGTTGACTGTGGCACTGCCAGGAATCATGGCTGACATGAATATCACCGCAGCGACCGGCCAGTGGCTCACCACTGGCTTCCTGCTCACCATGTCGGTGGTTATCCCAACGACCGGCTTTTTGCTGCAGCGGTTCAACCACCGTTCGCTGTTCATGTTTGCCATCATCAGTTTCTTGGTGGGTACAGTCATCGCAGTCATTGCCCCGAGCTTTGTCTTCTTGCTCTTAGCCCGCATCATTCAGGCGCTGGGTACGGCCATCATCTTGCCGTTGCTCATGACCACTACCCTCACGTTGGTACCGGTCCACCTGCGCGGCACCATCATGGGCTTGAATTCCATCGTCATTGGCGTGGGTCCTGCGATCGGCCCTACCGTTTCAGGCGCCGTAGTGCACGCCCTGGGATGGCACTACATCTTTGCGATGATGCTCCCCATCGCCGCGGTGGTGCTGATCTTGGGCATCATTTTCTTCAAGGTTCCATCCAATGCACGCAACATTCGAGTGGACGGTCTTTCAGTTGCCCTCTCCGCACTGGCTTTTGGTTTCTTGGTGTACGCCATTTCCAGCATCGAGCACGCCTCGACCAACCCGGCACTGACGATTCTCAGCTTTGTCATTGGTTTGGTTTCACTGGCGATTTTCATCAAGCGACAGCTAAAGCTGACCGGTCAGGGGCGCGAACTACTCAACCTCTCCGCCTTCAGCTCCCGAGGGTTCACCTTTGCGATCATCATGATCATGATCGCCTTTGGCACCCTGCTCGGCTCATTGATGATCGTTCCGTTGCTGCTGGAATCAGGCAAGGGCATCGATTCTTTGAAGATCGGCATGATGTTGCTTCCTGGCGGTGTTGCCCAGGCGATTGCCTCTCCAATTTTCGGTCGCATCTACGACAAGCACGGTCCACGTCCAGTCCTGATCCCAGGTGCCATCATGCTCGCCGCTGGCCAGTGGCTTTACACGCTGATCAACGCGGAAACCGAATTGTGGATGTTCATGATCACCCATATCGTCTTCTCCATCGGTCTGGCACTGTTGATGACCGGGTTGATGTCCTCGGCCATGGCGACGCTGGATCCGCGGCTCTTCGGCCACGGTTCTGCCATTTTCAACACTGGACAGCAATTAGGCGGAGCCATCGGCACCACCATTTTCGTCACGGTGATGTCTGTGATCTCGAAGGCGAAAATCGACGCCGGCGCTGACGCTGCGCAGGCCCTGTTCTCGGGTGCTCATATCGCGTTCATTATCGGTGCGGTGCTGGCAACGATAGGGATCGTCTTCGCTGTGTGCATCAAGGGTTCTGCTCCGGCACAGCGTCGATAG
- a CDS encoding TetR family transcriptional regulator — protein sequence MGIRDKRKAETSRKIQAAALDLVEEFGLEATTVARIAQQVGISDRTFFRYFDSKESAIVPGQGELVTALTGLEHAAGATPASIFQALLQVCRDHFSAEIEQHEFRRVTRLMVSVPKLLLIATSREQELVVELSRSLVDRGLVTQMQSLLIAEMVASSWRVAWQCFTQAERSGTSAVPSEFFEQAVKEMVQISSTGLALS from the coding sequence ATGGGGATTCGAGATAAGCGCAAGGCTGAGACCTCGCGCAAGATTCAAGCAGCTGCCTTGGACCTTGTTGAAGAGTTCGGTTTGGAAGCCACGACCGTGGCACGAATTGCGCAGCAAGTGGGCATCTCGGATCGCACGTTTTTCCGCTATTTTGATTCCAAAGAATCAGCCATCGTCCCCGGACAGGGCGAGCTGGTTACCGCGTTGACAGGCCTTGAACATGCCGCAGGCGCTACTCCGGCATCGATATTCCAGGCTCTGTTGCAAGTGTGCAGGGATCATTTTTCTGCAGAAATTGAACAGCATGAATTCCGTCGCGTGACACGCCTGATGGTCTCTGTCCCTAAGCTGCTGTTAATCGCGACCAGTAGGGAACAGGAGCTAGTCGTTGAGCTGAGTCGGTCACTGGTCGACCGGGGTTTGGTTACACAGATGCAGTCGTTATTGATTGCTGAGATGGTCGCGTCCAGCTGGCGCGTCGCCTGGCAGTGTTTCACTCAAGCTGAAAGATCTGGAACTAGCGCTGTGCCTTCCGAATTCTTTGAGCAGGCGGTCAAAGAGATGGTGCAAATTTCGTCCACTGGCCTAGCGCTTTCCTGA
- a CDS encoding NADP-dependent isocitrate dehydrogenase — MAKIIYTHTDEAPMLATHSFLPIVEAFASTAGVELETRDISLAGRIIATFPDYVTEEQRISDALAELGDLAKSPEANIIKLPNISASIPQLKAAIAELQAAGYALPDYPDNPSSDEETDVRARYDKIKGSAVNPVLREGNSDRRAPLSVKNYARKYPHSMGAWTADSKTNVATMGVDDFASNEKSVVIDADKKISIRFVGEDGEVKVLKKPFDVLKDEVIDGTVMHVAALSEFLKKSVARAKEEGVLFSAHLKATMMKVSDPIIFGHVVKAYFSELFDTYGNELAAAGLNPNNGLAAILGGLDELSDDVRAGVEKLIAKGLEEGPAVAMVDSDKGITNLHVPSDVIVDASMPAMIRLGGKMWDAKGNTADTLAVLPDSSYAGIYQVVIDDCRANGAYDPTTMGTVPNVGLMAQKAEEYGSHDKTFELAANGHVQIVDENDTVLIEHQVFAGDIWRACQAKDVAIRDWVKLAVNRARASETPAVFWLDEKRAHDAVLITKVNEYLKELDTDGLTIEILSPVDATKYTIDRIRKGEDTISVTGNVLRDYLTDLFPILELGTSAKMLSIVPLLAGGGLFETGAGGSAPKHVQQLVNENHLRWDSLGEFLALAASFEHLAVNNDNARAQVLADTLDAATGTFLLEDKSPKRKVGELDNRGSHFYLAKFWAEELAKQDKDAQLAEAFSAVAKALDENEETIVSELAEVQGQAVDIAGYYRPDEAKTSAVMRPSATLNKALELLTK, encoded by the coding sequence ATGGCTAAGATTATTTACACCCACACCGACGAGGCGCCAATGTTGGCGACCCACTCGTTCCTGCCAATCGTGGAGGCCTTCGCGTCGACCGCAGGCGTGGAACTCGAGACCCGCGACATCTCGCTCGCTGGCCGCATCATCGCTACCTTCCCTGACTATGTCACCGAAGAACAGCGCATTTCCGATGCCCTGGCCGAACTTGGCGATCTGGCCAAGTCCCCAGAAGCCAACATCATCAAGCTGCCAAACATCTCGGCATCCATCCCACAGCTCAAGGCCGCAATCGCCGAGCTGCAGGCTGCCGGCTACGCACTGCCTGACTACCCGGACAACCCATCCTCGGATGAAGAGACCGACGTCCGCGCACGCTACGACAAGATCAAGGGTTCTGCAGTGAACCCAGTGCTGCGCGAAGGCAACTCCGACCGCCGTGCGCCGCTGAGCGTTAAGAACTACGCTCGCAAGTACCCGCACTCGATGGGTGCATGGACCGCTGATTCGAAGACCAACGTCGCCACCATGGGTGTTGACGACTTCGCTTCGAACGAGAAGTCCGTAGTCATCGATGCAGACAAGAAGATCTCCATCCGCTTCGTTGGCGAAGATGGCGAAGTCAAGGTCCTGAAGAAGCCTTTCGACGTCCTCAAGGACGAAGTCATCGATGGCACCGTGATGCACGTAGCTGCACTCTCGGAGTTCCTGAAGAAGTCCGTAGCCCGCGCCAAGGAAGAGGGCGTGCTGTTCTCGGCCCACCTGAAGGCCACCATGATGAAGGTTTCCGACCCGATCATCTTCGGCCACGTGGTGAAGGCCTACTTCTCCGAGCTGTTCGACACCTACGGCAACGAGCTGGCGGCAGCCGGCTTGAACCCGAACAACGGCCTTGCCGCTATCCTCGGCGGCCTGGACGAACTGTCTGACGACGTTCGCGCCGGCGTCGAGAAGCTGATCGCCAAGGGCCTTGAAGAAGGTCCAGCAGTTGCCATGGTCGATTCCGACAAGGGCATCACCAACCTGCACGTCCCATCGGACGTCATCGTTGACGCTTCCATGCCAGCAATGATCCGCCTGGGCGGCAAGATGTGGGATGCCAAGGGCAACACCGCAGATACCCTGGCTGTCCTGCCGGATTCCTCCTACGCAGGCATCTACCAGGTTGTCATCGACGACTGCCGTGCCAATGGCGCCTACGACCCAACCACCATGGGCACCGTGCCAAACGTCGGCCTCATGGCACAGAAGGCCGAAGAATACGGTTCCCACGACAAGACCTTCGAACTGGCTGCCAACGGCCACGTTCAGATCGTTGACGAGAACGACACCGTGCTCATCGAGCACCAGGTCTTCGCTGGCGATATCTGGCGTGCATGCCAGGCCAAGGACGTTGCCATCCGCGACTGGGTAAAGCTGGCCGTGAACCGCGCTCGCGCATCCGAGACCCCGGCCGTGTTCTGGCTGGACGAGAAGCGCGCACACGACGCCGTGCTGATCACCAAGGTCAACGAATACCTGAAGGAACTGGACACCGACGGCCTGACCATCGAAATCCTGTCCCCGGTTGACGCTACCAAGTACACCATCGATCGCATCCGCAAGGGCGAAGACACCATCTCGGTGACCGGCAACGTACTGCGTGACTACCTGACCGACTTGTTCCCGATTCTGGAACTGGGTACCTCGGCCAAGATGCTCTCGATCGTTCCACTGCTGGCTGGCGGCGGACTGTTCGAGACCGGCGCTGGTGGATCGGCTCCAAAGCACGTGCAGCAGCTGGTGAACGAAAACCACCTGCGTTGGGATTCGCTGGGCGAATTCCTGGCACTGGCAGCTTCCTTCGAGCACCTGGCGGTCAACAACGACAATGCCCGCGCTCAGGTTCTGGCTGACACCTTGGATGCCGCAACCGGCACCTTCCTGCTGGAAGACAAGTCGCCAAAGCGCAAGGTTGGCGAACTGGACAACCGCGGCAGCCACTTCTACCTGGCCAAGTTCTGGGCAGAAGAACTGGCCAAGCAGGACAAGGACGCCCAGCTGGCCGAGGCCTTCTCTGCAGTTGCCAAGGCACTGGATGAGAACGAGGAAACCATTGTTTCCGAGCTCGCCGAGGTCCAGGGCCAGGCTGTGGATATCGCTGGCTACTACCGTCCGGATGAGGCAAAGACCTCCGCTGTGATGCGCCCAAGTGCAACGCTGAACAAGGCTCTGGAACTGCTGACCAAGTAG
- a CDS encoding type II toxin-antitoxin system prevent-host-death family antitoxin has translation MAATQPLRISSTVAARKGIGFITTQAQERPVTLTTHGKPIAVVMSAAERDDQLRLLRDVELKVLSMAANLVADRSAMLTTDQVRERLLGTD, from the coding sequence ATGGCAGCGACTCAACCGCTAAGAATCTCTTCTACTGTGGCCGCCCGCAAAGGAATAGGATTCATTACGACCCAGGCTCAGGAACGCCCGGTGACTTTGACGACCCATGGAAAGCCTATTGCAGTTGTCATGAGCGCTGCCGAGCGCGATGACCAGCTCCGGCTTCTACGTGACGTTGAGTTGAAGGTGCTGAGCATGGCGGCCAACCTCGTTGCAGACCGTTCAGCAATGTTGACGACGGACCAGGTTCGGGAGAGGCTCCTTGGCACCGATTGA
- a CDS encoding helix-turn-helix domain-containing protein, with product MDADRTATARQMREEGKSYAQIVKILGVSTASIYRAISVINP from the coding sequence ATGGATGCAGACCGCACCGCCACGGCGCGGCAGATGCGCGAAGAAGGGAAGAGCTATGCGCAGATTGTCAAGATTCTTGGTGTCAGTACAGCGAGCATCTACCGCGCAATATCGGTCATAAACCCTTAA
- a CDS encoding esterase/lipase family protein — protein MLIIPGVFENWTMMRRLCDRINADGHPVHVLLGLNRNTIPVVQAAAVTAAYLRENSLDQIIVLAHSKGGLIGKYLLVKDPSVSIKHLIAIATPFAGSPYARLVRHAVISGFREDDALLRELGAQESINARITTITPAFDPYIPAGSTLEGAQNYRVASSGHFRVLGDPAVANLVLRAIAQASSSKM, from the coding sequence GTGCTGATCATCCCCGGTGTCTTCGAAAACTGGACGATGATGCGCAGGCTATGCGACCGCATCAATGCGGACGGACATCCTGTGCACGTACTACTGGGACTGAACCGCAATACGATTCCGGTGGTGCAAGCCGCTGCCGTCACCGCGGCCTACCTACGGGAGAACTCGCTCGATCAGATCATTGTGCTCGCGCATAGCAAGGGTGGGTTGATTGGCAAATATTTGCTAGTCAAAGATCCGTCGGTATCGATTAAACACCTGATCGCCATCGCGACACCTTTCGCCGGTTCGCCCTATGCTCGCCTGGTTCGACACGCTGTGATCTCGGGATTCAGGGAGGATGACGCATTGCTCCGAGAGCTCGGCGCGCAGGAATCGATTAACGCAAGGATCACCACGATCACACCCGCTTTTGATCCTTACATTCCTGCCGGTTCAACCTTAGAAGGAGCCCAAAATTATCGGGTGGCTTCCTCAGGGCACTTCCGGGTGTTGGGTGACCCCGCCGTCGCGAATCTGGTGCTACGTGCCATTGCGCAGGCATCAAGTTCCAAGATGTAG
- a CDS encoding RNase H family protein gives MSIVRDPDGVRRFTSAQRQVQPTRILAVVDRVPYTCDPSGAKHAYVPFSAAVVLDGHLAQRSERGLHFDFAVTLCDTNHRPVVTLSGACKSGELGTAILDLIAEFTGTSRIVSPASIDLLISNRDGLGLNDLSANPVFCLNPSWLFGINLEQATQANQDALTPRIAGYRSRSSVVAYTDGSLPHHGRDRGAGAMVTMQGHWASQISPRNFSRSSLMAETTGALLALRYTPSESDLAIFSDSRALVNSINDIVAGRLRSRQAHHVALEIAIARRRGRTRAVWVRGHNGNCYNEAADRIAVLMARHFNAGIDPAQTHSLMQMIIAEELAELALAV, from the coding sequence ATGTCCATTGTTCGGGACCCGGACGGAGTGCGGCGGTTTACTTCGGCGCAACGCCAGGTCCAGCCAACTCGGATCCTCGCTGTTGTAGATCGCGTGCCCTATACCTGCGATCCTTCAGGGGCTAAGCACGCTTATGTGCCCTTTTCTGCTGCAGTAGTTCTTGATGGGCATTTAGCGCAACGCAGTGAACGTGGTTTGCATTTCGACTTTGCCGTGACTCTCTGCGACACCAACCACCGTCCTGTAGTTACGCTTTCCGGAGCTTGCAAGAGTGGTGAGTTAGGGACAGCAATTCTGGATTTGATTGCCGAATTTACAGGAACGAGTCGGATCGTTAGTCCTGCTTCCATAGATCTTCTGATTTCAAATCGTGATGGTCTTGGATTGAACGATTTGTCGGCTAACCCCGTCTTCTGCCTAAATCCGTCCTGGCTTTTCGGAATCAACTTAGAACAAGCGACGCAAGCAAACCAAGATGCCTTAACGCCACGCATCGCAGGGTATCGCTCACGGTCTTCAGTCGTTGCCTATACAGATGGTTCGCTACCGCACCATGGAAGAGACCGTGGAGCAGGCGCAATGGTGACCATGCAGGGACACTGGGCCTCGCAGATTTCACCAAGGAATTTCTCTCGAAGTTCGTTGATGGCGGAGACTACCGGCGCGTTATTAGCTTTGCGATACACCCCGTCCGAATCCGACCTCGCTATTTTTAGTGACAGTCGAGCCTTGGTGAACTCAATAAATGACATTGTGGCCGGAAGACTTCGGTCCAGACAAGCGCACCATGTAGCACTCGAAATTGCGATAGCCCGCCGTAGGGGACGTACCCGAGCTGTATGGGTGCGTGGGCACAACGGAAATTGCTATAACGAGGCTGCGGACCGGATAGCCGTACTCATGGCACGCCACTTCAACGCTGGGATTGATCCGGCACAGACTCACTCGCTGATGCAAATGATCATTGCCGAAGAGCTGGCGGAGCTTGCACTCGCTGTTTAG
- a CDS encoding deoxyguanosinetriphosphate triphosphohydrolase family protein has translation MEYRAKTHQSGGRDRAIAEPSLNDEDEFRVDIERIRFSPYFSRLSSVTQVIPQAGSGTLVHNRLTHSLKVSAVARSIAIRLRNADESTRRLVDHLGGCDPVVVQAAAAAHDLGHPPFGHLGELELDRVARGTLNLPDGFEGNAQTFRILTALDSCDATARGMNLTRAVRAAVLKYPWTRNEWRALAPLAPEMLPRGVGTDPAAGALKYSAYDIDAHEMADVLSVFPNIGQHQQTLESSVMDIADDIAYAVHDLDDFYRAGVLQYTTVSAELRAWLENTASLGQLKQADIDARRPGHALEQTWRRALAKDPWIADAQAFRESVERVGHDLVDGLLAVPYDGGLEADRAVTAFTRRWIERLQTSVTVERTPTVRSGHVRLGDEAWHDVIVLKFVHSRFVLERPDLAVYQRGQTRIIRSLAEGFHGWLNDPDDAGRAPRRLLDSVEATTQEYRNLRELSPELFRQAGPDEVQRLGQSRAIVDYIASFTDAQAVSLNALLTGTADNLWEAGRGL, from the coding sequence ATGGAATACAGGGCCAAGACACATCAAAGCGGCGGGCGGGATCGCGCCATTGCCGAGCCGAGCTTGAACGATGAGGACGAGTTCCGCGTCGATATCGAGCGCATCCGCTTCTCCCCCTATTTCTCCCGGCTGTCCTCGGTCACCCAGGTGATCCCGCAGGCAGGCTCCGGCACCCTGGTGCACAACCGGCTGACGCATTCGCTGAAGGTCTCGGCTGTGGCCCGCTCCATCGCGATCCGGCTGCGTAATGCTGATGAATCAACTAGAAGACTCGTCGACCATTTGGGTGGCTGTGATCCGGTAGTCGTGCAGGCCGCCGCGGCGGCCCACGACCTGGGGCACCCGCCCTTCGGGCACCTCGGCGAGCTGGAGCTGGACCGCGTGGCCCGGGGAACGCTGAACCTGCCCGACGGCTTCGAGGGCAATGCCCAGACCTTCCGCATCCTCACCGCACTGGACAGCTGCGACGCCACCGCCCGCGGCATGAACCTCACCCGCGCGGTGCGCGCCGCCGTGCTGAAGTACCCGTGGACCCGCAATGAATGGCGCGCCCTGGCCCCGCTAGCCCCGGAGATGCTGCCGCGCGGCGTGGGGACCGACCCGGCGGCAGGGGCATTGAAATATTCGGCCTACGATATCGATGCCCACGAGATGGCCGATGTGCTCTCGGTGTTCCCCAACATCGGCCAGCACCAGCAGACCCTTGAGAGCTCGGTCATGGACATCGCCGATGACATTGCCTATGCCGTGCACGATTTGGACGACTTCTACCGCGCCGGGGTACTGCAGTACACCACCGTCTCAGCGGAATTGCGCGCATGGCTGGAAAACACGGCGAGCCTAGGACAGCTAAAGCAGGCCGACATCGATGCCCGACGCCCGGGACACGCCTTGGAGCAAACCTGGCGGCGGGCGCTGGCCAAGGATCCGTGGATCGCCGATGCGCAAGCATTCCGCGAATCCGTAGAACGGGTAGGCCATGACCTGGTCGACGGGCTGCTGGCAGTCCCCTACGACGGAGGGCTAGAAGCGGATCGCGCGGTCACCGCGTTCACCCGCCGCTGGATCGAACGGCTTCAGACCTCGGTGACTGTCGAGCGGACCCCCACCGTGCGCAGCGGCCACGTCCGGTTGGGTGATGAGGCCTGGCATGACGTGATCGTGCTGAAATTCGTCCACTCGCGCTTTGTGCTCGAGCGCCCGGATTTGGCCGTGTACCAGCGCGGGCAGACCCGGATCATCCGCTCACTGGCCGAAGGCTTCCACGGCTGGCTCAATGATCCCGATGATGCCGGCCGCGCCCCGCGCCGGCTGCTCGATTCGGTCGAAGCCACCACGCAGGAGTACCGGAATCTGCGCGAGCTATCCCCCGAGCTATTCCGCCAAGCAGGACCGGACGAGGTGCAGCGTCTGGGCCAGTCCCGCGCCATCGTGGATTACATCGCCTCGTTCACGGATGCCCAGGCGGTCTCGCTCAATGCCTTGCTGACCGGCACTGCTGATAATTTGTGGGAGGCTGGTCGCGGGCTTTAG
- a CDS encoding 2-hydroxyacid dehydrogenase: MALRVLLPWQDLVEQLQLPGIEPILWHIDDDPNEAPPADVLVTERPSNPQLRSRVARIKGLKHVHLLSLGYEWVLEHLPGEVTLTNSKGAVEDATAEHCLAMILASLRQLPQVGQQQRERNWTRTWTSSLHGSQVVLLGAGGVGSEIRSRLLPFKPAELTSFARTERVHEQGFPIYSLDRLWAFLPTADVVIVALPHTRETEQLIDAEFFSAMKDGALLVNVGRGPIVDTDALLPELQAGRLNAALDVTDPEPLPANHALWSAPNCIITPHMAGDTGQFISLVSELAVEQVIAFAHGEELANQIIN; this comes from the coding sequence ATGGCATTACGTGTATTGCTCCCCTGGCAGGATCTCGTCGAACAGCTGCAGCTTCCGGGAATCGAACCGATCCTCTGGCACATCGATGATGACCCCAATGAGGCCCCGCCAGCCGACGTGCTGGTCACCGAACGTCCGAGCAATCCGCAGCTGCGTTCGCGAGTCGCCCGTATCAAGGGACTGAAGCATGTCCACCTGCTATCCCTCGGTTACGAGTGGGTGCTGGAGCACCTGCCTGGAGAAGTGACACTAACCAATTCCAAGGGCGCCGTGGAAGATGCCACCGCCGAACACTGCCTCGCCATGATTCTGGCATCCCTGCGCCAGCTGCCGCAGGTCGGACAGCAACAGCGCGAGCGGAACTGGACCCGGACGTGGACCAGCTCGCTGCACGGGTCACAGGTAGTTCTCCTTGGAGCTGGCGGAGTCGGTAGCGAAATCCGTTCGCGGCTCCTGCCCTTCAAGCCTGCCGAGCTCACGTCATTTGCCCGTACCGAACGAGTCCATGAGCAGGGCTTCCCCATTTATTCTCTCGACCGGCTCTGGGCTTTTCTTCCCACTGCCGATGTGGTGATTGTTGCCCTGCCGCATACCCGAGAAACCGAGCAGCTTATCGACGCCGAATTCTTCTCGGCAATGAAGGACGGAGCGCTGCTGGTCAATGTGGGACGCGGGCCCATCGTCGACACCGATGCCCTGTTGCCGGAGCTGCAAGCTGGCAGGCTGAACGCCGCTTTGGATGTCACCGATCCTGAGCCGTTGCCGGCAAACCACGCACTGTGGAGCGCACCGAATTGCATCATCACTCCGCACATGGCCGGAGACACTGGACAGTTCATCTCGCTGGTCTCTGAACTGGCAGTGGAGCAGGTCATCGCCTTTGCGCACGGTGAAGAACTCGCCAACCAAATCATCAATTGA